AAGCCGTTTCCCCAAAAACTCAAATTACTTATTCTGTCGATGGAACAGGTGCCAAAGGTTCTGATGCTGCTATTGTTGTTGTTGGTGAAAAACCCTACGCTGAAATGATTGGCGATAGAAAAAGCTTGTATCTTTCCGAAGAAGATAAAAATACTATTAATAATCTTAAAGCATCAGGAGTTCCATTTGTTGTTCTGCTCCTTTCCGGAAGACCATTAATTATTAATGATGAATTAGAAAAAGCTGATGCTTTTATAGCAGCTTGGCTGCCTGGTACAGAAGGTGACGGAATTGCAGATGTTTTATTTGGTGACTTTAAACCTACTGGTAAACTGCCCTGCAGCTGGCCTAAATCCATGGATCAAATTCCAATTAATTATAATGATAAAAATTATGAACCATTGTTTCCTTACAGCTTTGGATTAAGTTATTGAGTTTTTCTATAGAAGAATGAGGCCTTATTATGAAGAATTTTTTTATATCGGCATTAATTTCTTTATTAGGTTTATTACTTATTCGGTGTTCAACAATGGATAAAGCAATAAATATTAAAGGAACCCAAACGGCGGCACATTTTCGGGCAACAATCACAAAAAATGTTGAAGCGAATTATTTAATTTATCTTCCTGAAGGATATAACGACTCTAATAAAAAGTGGCCTCTTCTTTTATTTTTGCATGGTGCAGGCGAAAGAGGTACGGATATAAATTTAGTTAAAAAACATGGGCCGCCAAAATTAATTGACGAAGGAAAACAATTTCCCTTCATAGTCGTTTCTCCTCAATGCCCTCTTAACCAAAGATGGTCAACGGACGTCCTTATAAGTCTATTAGATGAAATAGAAAAAAATTATAATGTGGACTTAAGCAGAGTATATTTAACTGGTTTAAGTATGGGCGGATATGGTGCATGGCAGTTAG
The sequence above is drawn from the Melioribacteraceae bacterium 4301-Me genome and encodes:
- a CDS encoding alpha/beta hydrolase-fold protein is translated as MKNFFISALISLLGLLLIRCSTMDKAINIKGTQTAAHFRATITKNVEANYLIYLPEGYNDSNKKWPLLLFLHGAGERGTDINLVKKHGPPKLIDEGKQFPFIVVSPQCPLNQRWSTDVLISLLDEIEKNYNVDLSRVYLTGLSMGGYGAWQLAIAYPDRFAAVIPICGWGDTFEVCKLKNVPLWVFHGAKDNVVPIEAEQRMVDALKQCGGNVQFTIYPEAGHDAWTETYNNPNLYVWMLQQINTRRK